DNA from Triticum aestivum cultivar Chinese Spring chromosome 7D, IWGSC CS RefSeq v2.1, whole genome shotgun sequence:
GGTTGGTTCGAGTTATTATGAAAATGTATACAGCTAAGGTTAGATGGCGTCCTCCCACATCCATGCCCGCGGACTAGTCCTctgtccgcggacggatgcgggagaaaatttaCGGGTTGCCGGAGATGCCCTAACAAGAGTCAAAGCCTCCAGGACTCCTGTCCCGACGACAGTAACCATGAGGCCATATGCGTCAATCATTCCAACATATTCCTCGCGCCCAAGTTGCATTGCTGCATAGATGTGATCCACGCCGTCGTGCTCCGCATCGATCTGATGCGGCGCTAGCACTAGAGTCCAACCTTAATCAGCCCACCGTCACCTTCCCCCGCCGGTCCTCGGCAGGCACATTAGTCAGCCCATACAGCTCGAGTTCAGGCGTCCGGCCAATCACTCCCCTCCCCGGAGCATCTGCCGCCATATGCAACCACGAGCTAGCTAGCCGGAGACACGCACCCACACCCACTATATATACGCTCCTATGTCATGCTTCCCTTCTCATCAAACCATCAGTACAGTCTTGAGTCTTCTCGTCTACTTGCTCGTCGTCAGGTATGGCCGCCACTGCGGTGAGGTGCCTGCTCATGGCTGCCGCTGTCTTGGCCCCGCTTTTCGCCGGCTCCGAGGGCGCGTTTCTGTCGTCGAAGTTCTACGACCGGAGGTGCCCCAGCTTGCAGACCATCGTGCGGTCGGCGATGGCGCAGGCCGTCGCGGCCGAGCCGCGGATGGGCGCGTCcatcctccgcctcttcttccacgactgcttcgtcaaTGTGAGCGGGAGTACACTGGCGCCATTTCCTCAGTTGATTTTGTGTCTGTGGTAGTTGATTTGCTGATCTCGAGGTGTTTTCTTGCGCAGGGCTGTGACGCGTCGATCTTGCTCGACGACACCGCCAACTTCACCGGCGAGAAAAATGCGGGGCCGAACGCCAATTCGGTGCGCGGCTACGACGTCATCGACACCATCAAGGCCCAGGTTGAGGCGGCCTGCAAGGCcaccgtctcctgcgccgacatcgTCGCCCTCGCCGCACGGGACAGCGTCAACCTGGTAATCAGTTGCTCTGGTTCATCCATTCCCCGATCCATGCACCATTGAAAAACTTACTCATCAGCAAGATGATGGGATGCAATGCAGCTCGGCGGGCCGACGTGGGCGGTGCAGCTGGGCCGCCGCGACGCGCGGAACGCGAGCCAGAGCGCGGCCAACTCCAACCTCCCGAGCGCGGGGTCCAGCCTCGCCGGCCTCATCGCCACGTTCGGCAGCAAGGGGCTGTCGGCGCGGGACATGACGGCGCTGTCCGGCGCGCACACCATCGGGCAGGCCCGGTGCGCCACCTTCCGCGACCGCATCTACAACGACACCAACGTCGACGCCAAGTTCGCGGCGCTCCGGAAGCAGACGTGCCCGCAGACCGGCGGCGACGCCACGCTCGCGCCCATCGACGTGTCGACGCCGACCTGGTTCGACACCACCTACTTCGAGAACCTGGCGAACAAGCAGGGGCTTTTCCACTCGGACCAGGAGCTGTACAACGGCGGGTCGCAGGACGTGATGGTGAGGGTGTACATGCGCAACCCGGACATATTCGCCGCCGACTTCGCCAAGGCGATGGGGAAGATGGGGAGCCTCATGCCGTCGGCGGACACGCCCACGGAGATCCGTCTGGACTGCAAGAAGATCAACTAAGGTCAACCGGACCGGAGGATGAATCTGTGGTGTCCAGTCCGGACGAACTCGCGAGGCTATCTATGCTCACAGCTTCACTCAGAGTACATTGAGCAGCCAAAAGGGCTGTTAGCAGATGTGGAACTGCTCCCATTTCCATTTTGTTGCTGGCAATTGTAATGATCAATTAATCAAGATTCCTTTCCACGAGACTCGGGTAGATGGATTAGCTTGAGATCGCACGCACTCAATCCGATAGCGAGTATACTCCAACGGAGTCTACTGACACAGTGACACATCAACGGCGCTATGACAGACGTCAAACTGTCAGTAACAATTTAAAATCAAACTTGCTGCATCTGATCTGTTAGAGCCTAAACAAAACGCTTAATTTACCTGCGTCCCCAATAATGCAGTGCAAGTTGCCGCGCACAGATCGAGCGCGACATGCGTCATGGGCACGGCGTACAGCCCCAGGTTCCGCTGGGAGCAAACATGCGCGCACGGTGGCATACATACTGAGATGACAATGGCAGGCGGCCGGGCCACTTGCCGGGGACGAGATAGATGCCCGCCGCCTCGGGCTGTCTCGTCACGTGGGAGGGCTACCTAACCGTTTGTCGCGGATCCGCACGTTGGCCTTGAGGCGCCGGCTGGGTGAGTCGATCGGCCCAGCCCTTCCCCGCGCGCGCGCCCGGCCATTTTGCGCCGCCGCGCAACAAGAAACTGGCCGCTCCCTCTTGCTCCGTGCCTCCGCGGGGTCGGTGATCACGGGGCGCCGTCGCGTTCGGCGGTTGGCGGCCATGCCCTGCCGGCTGCCGTGTCACTGCGTAGCGGCGTGTGTGTGCCTGAGGAAAACGACGACGCAGGCATCCTATCCTGAAGCCGGATCGGTGAGCCCTGGGTTGGCGAGCCAGGCCGCGAAACGTGGGTAGAGTGATTCATATGAAATGGCAAGTGGTGCATCCGACGGAAGGTGGCAGAGGAGATTCGGTCATGTTTGCTTCTCCACGCGGTGGTCGACACGGCGGGGATCTCTATGAGGATCCGGCAGACCGAGACGACAAGTTACCGGAGATATTCTGTAGCTATTCACTGGCAGAAGCTGACGATCAGGACTCCATGCGTTGGTGGGCATGTTAGGGGCTTATAGGGCATCTCCAACGGACACTATTGTTCGCGGAGATAGTGATGCGGCCATCCAACCGTGTCTTCATCCATTTTAAAACAAACTAGAACAATCCAGACGAATCCCCCCGGCCCCGAAATCAACAATCCAGACGAATTTGAACAAACACGACGTATAATTCACTAAAGTTTGGACATCATTTATATAAAACAGATGATATTTTGTCTATTTAACTAAAAACAAAAGAACTAAGAGGCTAACTTGTAGCGGACGGTGACCTCGTATGCATGGCCGCCCTGACCGGCTACACCGCCATCGTTGTCCGTGCCACTGTCGCTATTGGAGTAGTCCTTCCAACGACGGAAGGGCGTAGTGGCACAACACCCCTACCGGGCCGCCGCCTGGCGCTTTGCGGAGAAGTTGCTCTTCTTCCTCCTACGCCGTGCGGAGGGCCGCCGCGGCAAATGCCGACCCCGGCCGTGGTGCCTTGGCGGCGGCGTTGCCCCTCCCGACGACGATAAAGGTGTTGCTAAGCGACCACTCCTCACCGATCCTAGCGAGCTCCCcgtcgaggcggcggcgacgcAACGCGGCCGTCTCTGTGTTGGTGGTGGACCACTCGTGGGCCCAGGCCTCCGCCGTGTCGGGGTCCTCACGGACCAAGGAGGGCGCCTCGTTGGACTTGGCGACCGCGGAACGGTGTGCCACGTTGCGCCGCTTCTCCTGCGCTGCCTGCCTCGTCGCTCTCTCCTCGGCCGACACGATGGCCCGCGACAAGGAGCAGGCACCGCTGCGGACATCGAGGtagtggaggaggcggccgcgTGCCTTCATGGTCGCCGACAACACCTCCTTCTTGACGGACTTTCCACGCCAGTCGCGGCGCAACGGTGACGTTGGCCCATCGATCCGGGCGTAAGGGCCGCGTGGAGGCGAGGCAAGCTCCTTCTCTTGGCGGCACCTGATCTGGACGTCGCGGTTGCGTGGGAGGGGGGCGGTTCTGCCTTAAAGTGGTGAAGAGGCGGTGACGCTAGTTGTTGCTTCACGCGGTAGCACGACGGCAAGGGCGAGTCTTCCTTCATGCGTGCTGGCGGCGATGAGGGAGGCCCCGCACCAGGTTTCTAGAGCGACCGCTCCATCAATAGCTCTATTTGCCGCAAGAACTCCTCGTCCGTGGCAATGGCCGCGGCGTCTGAGAGAAGGAGCAGCTGCTGCGCGATGCTTGGTCCTCCTCGTCGTAGAGCTTGTCACCGGAGGAGATAACGCTCTTCTTGTCGGAGGAACTGGCGGCCATGGTGCTCGAGGGCCCCAGAGAGCAACAACACCAAGATCCGGAGGTAGAtcctgagccgccgccgccgcctcctgccagCACGGAGAACCACGACTTGGGCATCTGGATGGGAAGGGGAGGAGAGCTTCAGAGATGACGAGAGGCATATGGCTACGAAGAGGGGGAGTTTGGAGGTTTGCAATGTGGATGGCACTGGAGCACGACTTAAATAGGCGTGATGGCCAGGCGAAGGGATCGAAAGCCGGCCTCAATGCTACTAAGCagccagagtaggtttctcggtcgTCGTGTGCATTGAATCGGTGGTGCCCGCTCATCCGGTGCGTCTCTCAGACCGGCATTTAGCCGCGGAGTCACGTCtgctttggagcggcgctgaccagcATGAATGTACGGCAACCGCTTCACGTAAGAGAGTTTTTCAGGTGGGACCGGGTTGTTGGACGCGTGCATGATAACGGTCTGGACGTCGGTAAAGCCCCCGTTCGCTAGCAATTCACATGATATTCTGAGAAAATGTACCTACGATGCATGTACCGCTACAGGGCTGTGATGGCTCGATTCTTCTGTACGCCAGAGGCGAGAAGTCGGCCGACCCGAACATGAACTCCCCACGTGGCTTCCCATCATCGACAACATCAAGTATAGCGTGGAGGCCCCGTGGCCTGGCGTCTTCTCCTGCGCCAACATCCTCGCGCTCGCGGTGCGCGACGGATCGTTTCTGGTGTGTGCCGCCCGAACTTCGTTAGCCGACCCGCTGGCCGACCGCTTTGCTTGCTACTTTGTTCCATGTATTTATCGCAACCTTGTTCTTGCGATCTGTTGTAGCTTGGCGGGCCTTACTGGGACGTGCGGCTCAGCCGGCGCGACTTGAAGACGGCGAACCGGTCCCTGGCCAACGTCAACCTCCCGTCGGCGGGATCCAGCCTAGACAAGGGCTCTCGCCGATTGACATGAAGGTTCTAGAATTTTACTGTCTTTCAAGCATAAGTTACAGCTGCATGCTCTGTCCTATTTTTATGCGCATTTGATGAGCTCTCTGGTTTCAAAATTAATTTTTATAAGAGTGAGCTTTTCTGCTTC
Protein-coding regions in this window:
- the LOC123167675 gene encoding peroxidase P7, whose translation is MAATAVRCLLMAAAVLAPLFAGSEGAFLSSKFYDRRCPSLQTIVRSAMAQAVAAEPRMGASILRLFFHDCFVNGCDASILLDDTANFTGEKNAGPNANSVRGYDVIDTIKAQVEAACKATVSCADIVALAARDSVNLLGGPTWAVQLGRRDARNASQSAANSNLPSAGSSLAGLIATFGSKGLSARDMTALSGAHTIGQARCATFRDRIYNDTNVDAKFAALRKQTCPQTGGDATLAPIDVSTPTWFDTTYFENLANKQGLFHSDQELYNGGSQDVMVRVYMRNPDIFAADFAKAMGKMGSLMPSADTPTEIRLDCKKIN